In Papio anubis isolate 15944 chromosome 20, Panubis1.0, whole genome shotgun sequence, the genomic window ATGCAGTAGAAGACAGCAACGACGAGGAGCAGGAGGCCCACGCTGACGGCCACGGCCATGAcggccactccagcctgggaggtctGGGGGCTCACTGCAGGGACAGGATGGAGAGAGGCACGGGTCAGGCAATGAGCTCTGTCTGCCCCACGCCCGGCTCCTCTGCCACCACCTCAGTCACTCACCGGTGCCGAAGTGGAAGACGTGGCGCTTGTTCCCGTGGGGGTTGGAGGCTTCACAGGAGATGCCATCGCGGCTCAGGGCACTGGTCACTTTCAGGGTCAGAGAGCTGCTCACCCAACCCTGCCGTCCGGGGATTGGCTCTGCGGGCTGTGGAGGCTCCGATCAGACCCCGGCTGGTGGGGTcaaggggtgggggtgagggcagAGGTGAAAGACGTCCAGTCTCCCAGGAAGTGAAAAGGAGGATGCAATACTTGGATGAGTGAGAGGGGGCTCAGGGTGGAGAGGAAGGTCCCTTACGCTGCCCCCCAGTTGGCTCCAGCTGAGTTTGGGCTCTGGCTGGCCGCGGGTGGAGCAGATGAGCGTGACTTCATCTCCTTCCCTCCAGCTGCCGTCTGCCTTGGGCTCTATTTCCGCTGCCCTTAGCTCTGGCAAGCCTGTGGGTGGTGGGGATGGGAAGAAagtgaagggagaggagggagagagagaagagaggaatcCAGCAGAAGACGGAGCCCCCAGCCAAGGACTCAGGGACTCGTCCTGTTTGTCCAGGTCCCACACCCCACACTGTCCCCATCCAAGcccaccccctccctgccccctgaACCTTGGACCAGCAGCGTGAAGTTCTGGGTGCGGCTGAGGACCGGGACTGTGGGCAGGGAGGCCTCACATATGTAGGTGCCATTGGAATCGAAGGTGATAGAACTGAGTGACAGCATGGGGCCATCGCCCAGGGGAGTGGAGTcctggggagggcagaggaggaggaggactctGTGAGACGGCGAGGAgcgaggggagagaggagggtgcAAGTGTGGGGCCCGAGGGGGCTCCTTTCCCTCTCACCTTGGTCCAGCGTAGGGCGGGGGTGGGCAGGCCGTGCACAGAGCAGTTCACGACTGCACTGCTGTTTAGAGGTAAGGAAAGCACCTTCCCCTCGCTGAGCTCCAGGGGGTCCAGATCTGCAGTGGGGGACAGTCTGTCACTCTTCACAGACCCCCACCCACTCAATTAGGGGCTCTCCAGGGGCCACTGGGGGTGCAAATATGAATGAACAGTTGGAAGCAGAGAACAGCAAGTATTCCTCCTGGCTTACCCCATCTCCATGAAATCTCCATTCTCCCATCCAGGCTCTCCAACCAAAAATCTAGCAGTCTAACCCCAAAATACATGCCCAAGTCAATGACTTTTCTTCAGAGCTGACATCTGAGCCCAAGGTTAACGAATAACCTTAGGTGTGGAAGGTGTCCCTTCTGTGACTTTAGCACCCAAACCTTTTGCTCAAACCCCAACCCTTGGGGTCACCTCCCTGTTACACCCAAACATCTTTTCtgcaaagttttgttttgttctgttctgtttttgaaTAGAGACAAGGtgttgctatgttggccaggctggtctcaaactcctggcctcaagtgatcctctgtcttgacctcccaaagcgctgggatcacaggtgtgagcccctgctcCTGGCCTCAGCAGGTCTTTATCTGGTCTGCTCTCAGGACGGATCCTCTTGCCTCCTTCCATCTCTGGCCCCAGGTTTGACTGTCCCGACCACCTCTTCACTAGCCTGCTCCTCCCTCTCGTTCATCCTCCACTGAGCAGCCAGAGGGATCTCTTTAAAACACCCACTggtcaggctgggcgcggtggctcatgcctgtaatcccagcactttgggatgttgagATGTGTGCaccacctgatgtcaggagttcgagaccagcctggtcaacatggtgaaaccccgtctctactaaaaatcaaagttagctggacatggtggcgtgtgcctgtagtcccagctactggggaggctgaggcaggagaattgcttgaacccgggaggtagaggttgcagtgagccgagattgtgccattgcactccagcctgggtgacagagtgagactctgactcaaaaaaaaaaaaaaaaaaaaaaaaaaaaatccactggtCATCCCTCCCCTCTGCATAAAACTCTGCAGTGGCTCCCCAATACTCTTGGCATCCAGGCCAAACTTTTTGAGGGTACCTAAAAGATGCTGCCTGATCTGGCCCTCACCCACCTCTTGAACCATCTCCCACTCTCCCCCACTcctcctgtgctcccagctacccTGTTGTCTTGCTGTTTTTCTTGAGCAGACCAAGTTGgggcctgccccagggcctttgcacttgctcaCTCCGTCTGCAGTGTTCTTTTTATAGCTCTCtgcgtttcttttcttttttctttttttctttgagacagaatcttgctctgtcacccaggctggagttcagtggcacaatctcagctcacttcaaactccacctcccagattctcctgcctcagtctcctgggtagctgggattacaggcgccagccaccatgcctggctaatttttgtatttttagtagagatgtgtttcaccatgttggccaggctggtctcaaactcctgacctcagatgatccacctgactcggcctcccaaagtgctgggattacaggtgtgagccaccgtgcctggccgttcTCTGCGTTTCTGAGTCCACTCTGGTTTCTCActcaaatatctcttctcagaggCTTCCCTGACCTACCCTATTTTGGACACCCAGATCTTTCCTACAGCATGGAAAGACTTATTCCACCAGCTGCTGAGAAGGATGACAGCTGTCAGCCCGCAGCTGTCAGCCCTCTCTGGGAACTGCCTCAGCTGCTGAGAGCCCCTTGCCTAAGGCCAGCACACCTCTGAGGACTGGTTGATGTAGGGGTTATTAAGGCCCAGCCCCCTCACCCCAACTGGGGACAACTGTGAAGGGCCATCCTGGATTCCAAGTGCCCCGTGGGGCTGACCAAGggccctctttctttctttctttttttttttttttgagacaagagtctcactgtcgcccaggctggagtgcaatggcatgatctcggttcactgcaacctccgcctcctgggttcaagtgattctcctgcctcaggctcctgagaagctgggattacaggcgcctgccaccacacccggctaacttttggtagagaggggatttcaccatgttggccaggctggtctctaactcctgacctcaggtgatccactcacctcggcctcccaaggtgtcgggattacaggcatgagccacggcgcccggcctacttttttgtttttatttttccagagacggggtctttttctgtcactcaggctggagtgcagtggcacaatcttggctgactgcaatctcaacctcccagactcaagcgatcctcccacctgggcgtctgagtagctgggactacaggagtgtgccgctatgcctggctcatttttaattttttttttttaatacaaatggggtctccctctgttgcccaggctggcctcgaactcctgggctcaaacaattctcctgcctcggcctctcaaagtgctggaattacaggcatgaaccactgcacctagcccgaGGCCTTCTTTAGACTTCAGTCCAACTTCTAAATCTTGCTAAATCTTGCTTCCTTTACCTCCCTAGATCCAAGAGGTGTGGATCCCGGGGTACTTCCCATAAACTTCTTGCCTGAAAACATCCAAATCAGAATGTGCTTCCCAGGAAAGCAGACTGCAACACCCGCCACCTAAAATAATCCCCTCTCCCGCTCTCTCTCACTGGTGGTATCACCTGTAGACACACTATTGTTACTGAAAGGGCTCTGTTAGCATTTACCATCTGTCTCCCCTACTGAAGTAACAGCGGTGGCCTGTCTTGTTCACAGACGTGTTCCCAGCATCTGGCGCAGGGTCTACCCCAGGAAGGGATATGCAAGAAGTGCTAAGGGAGAATACAGCCTTTCCCCAGGGTCTGGATAAAAGTGAACTGAAAAGTGTTCTTAGAAGCCTGGGATTCAAGGGATTGGTTAGAAACAGATGGTAGGGGAGGATGGGCAGTGAAGGTGGGAACCAGAGGAGCCTGGGGGGTGATGAGGAGATAGCCTTGACTGGGGAGAAGGATCAGCTAATGGTGAAGCTGGCCAGGTGGGCCTCGAAGGCTATGGTGAGACACCTGGGCTCTCTCCCAAGGGTACTGGGGAGCCATGGCAGATTCTGAGCAGAGGAGGGTCAAGTTTGTGCTACGGAAAGAGCTCTtgaccagatgcggtggctcactcctgtaatcccagcactttgggagagcaaggcaggaggatctcatgaggagttcaagaccagcctgggtaacacagcaagccAGGTCctgtctctggggaaaaaaaaaaaaaaaaaatttagccaggtgtggtggagcacctgtggtctcagctacttgggaggctgaggcgggagaatcacttgagcccaggaggtcaaggctgtggtgagctgtgatcatggcactgcacttgagcctggataacagagcgagatcctatttctaaaaaaaaaaatattagaagaaattaaaaaagagagcTCTCTGGTCTCTCTAGCTGCCTCGTGTAGGACAGATTAGAGGGGATGGAGGCAGGTGCTCGGAGAACCAGGACAAACACCACAGAAATGCAGagaaaggccgggtgcagtggctcatacctgtaatcccagcactttgggaggctgaggcgggtggatcacctgaggcctggagttcaagaccagcctgaccaacatggtgaaaccccatctctactaagtacaaaaaattagctgggtgtggtggcgcatgcctgtagtcccagctacttgggaggctgaatcaggagaattgcttgaacccgggaagtggaggttgcagtgagccaagattgtgccattgcactccagcctaggcggcaaaagcgagactccgtctgaaaaaacaaaacaaaacaaaaccccaaaacacaaGAAGTGCAGAGAAAGGGTTGAAGGCAGACTGTTTGGGATGACAGAGCAACTTcagggctgtggggaggaggGTGCAGAGGCACTGATGCCAGGgcccctcctgcctgccccttcccccagggctCTCACAGGCCACACGCAGCTCCAGCGTCTTGGAGAGCTGCACATCATCTGCTGCGTCGTAATCCTCCACTCTGCAGCCGTAGGTCCCGCTCTGGCCCCTGGTCACTCCCTCCAGGGTCAAGTTCCCCTCGAAATTCGCATTCAGCACTTTCTCCTGCTCATCCTGGGAGACAGGGGACGAGGAACCAGGCTCAGAAGCCACCCTAGTTCAGCAGGCTTATGCTAGGTCAGAAGCCACCAGATTAGTGTCATGCTAAGCCAGAATCAGTGGTCAGGGTTCGTCAAGTCAGGTGGCATGCTAAGTCCTGACTCTCTCAAATCAGGGGTCAGAGGTCCTTTTAGTTCGTGGGCCACCAGATCAGGTGGTGACTAAGCCAGGGGCCTCCCAGGTCCCACATTAGAAGTTATGCAGGTTAGTAGGTCATGGAGgtcaggggctggggggtggATCCCAGAGGGACCCttgggtgggtcacctgaaggCGGAAAAGCGTATACTCCGGGCTGGGGCTGCCGTCCCCTCGGCAGAGCAGCTGGACAGTGTCACCCTCGCGTACCCAGCCTGCTGGAGTGGATGGGCTGCCCAACCAGAACTGCACGTGCTCCGTTGGATCTAAGGGAAGGGCAGGGAGATGGGAATCGTGATCAGGGGAAGGGTCAAGGCTAGAGGACAGACAAGGGGTCAGTCCTGCATCCCAGTAGAGGGCTATGGCGGGTCAAAGGTTAGGGGTCATAGGTTTCAAGCCTCAGGCTCACACTTATTCTGAGGCAAAGTGCCAGAGTTCAGAGGTTGAAATAAACTGTGAGTATAGGTCAAGGGTCAGAGGTCCGTATGGGCGACAGGTCAGTGTGAGACTTGGAGCCAGATGTCATAGGGGGACCTGATTCAGTGTGAGAGAGTGTAAAGCACCATTTAGTCCTAAACTCCACGGGGTCCAGGGTGCTAAGTGGAGGTTGGAGGTCAGAGGTCATGATGGCGCTTGTGTGACCAATTGAGGTCAGAAGTCAGCGGCCAGCACTAGCAcatttttttagcatgaagtagGGAGGTGGAGGGTCACAGGGGAGTGTGAGGCCACCAGGTGGAGGGTCAGGCCTTATGAGGTGTGGAGCCTGAGGTCAGAGGTCAAAGGCCAGCACAGACTCACAGTGCAGGGTGAGGTGGAAGGTGGGGCTGTCCAGGCGGCCGTGGCGGCCCTTGGGCAGGCTGTAGTGGGCAGCACAGTGGAAGCTGGCATCTCGGTCATCCTTGCGGAGCCGCAGGTAGAGAGTGCTGGTGAGGGACAGCAGGCCCGAGGCCTCCCGGACTGTGCGGCTGGTCATATAGCCCTCTGAGAGAGATTAGGGGAGGTGGCAGTCAGCCAGGCCCCAGTCCCgccacccaccccagcccacaTCCCGCCGAGCTCCTGCGCTGCTCACTTGGGTTCATCTCTACGGGCACCTCCAGGCGCTGCCCGTTGCGATACCACGTGATCTTGGGGACCGGGTTCCCATTCCGGCTGTTGCAAGTGGCGATCTGAGGCAGACACAGGTGTGGCCCTGGGTTTGGAGCTGGGACTCTGAAGTCGGGGCTCCTCTCTCAGCAGTTCTTGCCACTCAGACTCAGGAGCCGGGCTCCTAACTCCTGACTCTCCCAGGACCCAGGAGTCTGAATTCCTAGTCCCCGACTCCTCAGACTAAAGAGTTCAGGCCTCCAGCACCATCCTCCAGGGACTAAGGATTCTGGGTCCCCCAGCTCTCTCCTTCCCAGGACACAGGAGTCTTCCCCCTctgcccctcctttttttttcctttctttttcttttcttttctttttttttttgagatggagtctcgctctgtggcccaggctggagtgcagtggtgtgatcttagctcactgtagcctctgccttccggattcaagtgattctcatgcctcagcctcctgagtagctgggattacagttgcacaccaccgtgcctggctaacttttgtatctttagtagagacagggtttcgttatgttggccaggctggtctggaactcctgacctcaggtgatctgcctgcctctgcctcccaaaatgctgggatgagaggcatgagccaccttgccggGCCTTGCCCATCATCCTTCATTAcccaggggtccccagcccctcctccctcagacccaggagtccagggcCCTGTTTTCTCCTCCTCCAGGACCCTGGGACCAAGGTCCACCCGAGAGGTACCTCCTGGGCAGAGTCCTCCATCACAGATAGTGTCCCTTTGTTGGGGGAGACCTCAGTGGCCTCTGGCTTTGCTGTGAAAAAGATGTTCACGTCAGAAGCCCCTGCCCTgtgcccctccctgcctgcctcccttcgGGGGATGTCTGTGGACACTTACCAAACACGTTGAGCCGTGCAGTGGCCTCAGCAGTGCCTGCCGCCCCTGCCCTCACCACGCACACGTAGTCTCGCTCGTCGCCCACCTGGGCTTCAGCCAGTACCAGGCTCCCCTGGGAGTCCAGCTGGTATGGGGGACTGCGGCCCCGGGTGTCGTGCATTGTGACCTGGAGCTCAGAGCCCTGCATCTCGGCGGAGGCCAGGCGGGGGCGAGCTCCCGAGCGGTCGGTCTGCGGGCACACGGGAGTGTCTCAGCTCCTGGTGTCCCAGCGctcctcagtctctctctctctctctctctgggcccTTTCTCTCTGcagctcctggctctgcctcttttCCTCTTGTTATGGGTTTCCCTggtccctctgtccctctgtccctctccaCCTTCTGCCCCTATTCCCTATCAGTTCTTGATTTTTCCTGTCTCCTTTTCTCCATCTCATTCCAGTCCCATCCCTCTtcctccccatctctccctctccgCTTGTCTCTCAAGCAGAGAGAGAcaagtcaccaggctggagtgcagtggcgcgatctcggttcactgcaacctccgcctcccaggttcaagcgattctcctgcctcagcctcccgagtagctgggactacaggcacgcaccaccacgcccggctaatttttgtatttttagtagagacagggtttcaccatgttagtcaggacggtcttgatctcttgaccttgtgatccacccaccaaggcctcccaaagtgttgggattacaggtgtgagccactgcgcctagccttcTCTCCTCGTTAGTCCTCCCTGACCCCTCGagtctcctgctttctttttttctttttctttttgagatggagtttcgctctttttccccagggtggagtgcagtggcacgatcttggctcactgcaacctccgcctcccaagttcaagcgattctcctatctcagcctcctgggtagctgggactaccgtattttttattgtatttttgtagagacggggtttcgccatgttggccaagctggtctcgaactcctgacctcaggtgatccacccgcctgggcctcctaaagtgctgggattacgggcatgagccaccgcacccagcctctcctGCTTTCTTGGTGTctgtctctgttctctctctcaaGAGCCCACAGTCCAGAGCAGGTCAACGTCATTCTAGACTCAGCTGTGCCCAGACATGGGGCACCTTGCAAATCCCTTCTCCTCAGTGGGACTCAGTGACCCCATCTGTAACAAGGGGTGTGGCTTGGTGGATCTCTACAGACCTTAGGCACTGATGAGAGAATGAACCTTTGCTGCCCTGCTGTGCCCTGACTCCAGGCCCCCCAGCCCCAAGCACTCACAAGGAACCATTCCAGCACATAATGGTCATGGGCTCCCGTAGGGGTGCAGTTCAGAATGACAGACTTTCCTCGCATCACCTCCACCAGCGGTGGCACAGACAAGCGCACCTCTGCCTGGGCATCTGCAAGAGGGCATCTGAGCTGTTGTCCACCACACCAACAGGAAGAGCCCTCCAGACAGGGTTCTGTCTCCCCCAGGACCCAAGCGTTCAggtcccagcccctcctccctcagacccaggagtccaggttCCAGCTCCTCCTTCCTCAGATCCAGGAGTCTGGGCccctgtcccctcctccctcagacccaggagtccagtcccccagctcctcctccctcagatccagaagtccaggcccccagcccctcttccctcaGACCCTGGAGTCCAGGTTCCCAGCCCCTTCTCCCTCAGACCccggagtccaggcccccagcccctcctccctcagacccaggagtccaggcccccagcccctcctccctgagATCCTTTCGCCCTCCATCCCTTCTCCCTGCATCTCTGGGTCTCAAATCCAACCCTCCCTGCACTTGCAGAGCTCAGGGCTCCTCCTCTGGGCTGCACAGGGCCCTGGGGTAATACTGCACCGGCCCTTGCTTCTCCCAACAGAGCACATGCCACcccccagggcagggccaggcctggctCAGTCATTTGCCTCCAGCACCCTGGGCAGGGCCACCTCCATGATGATGGATAAATGTCTCTCTCCATCCCTGTCTCCACCTCTGCGTGTGTCTCTCCTCTTGGGTCTTCatctctgtccctgtctctgcctctctctctgcaCCTGCACCGTTCAGTCCCTgggtctcttcctctttcccatgAGTGAGGGGCTGGGGTGTGGGCTGCGGCTGGGCCCGGAGCTTAGGCGGGATAGGTGTGTGGGGGTGGTGAGGGGGGACAGGGCTGGGCAGGTTTCAGGAATGTGGGAGGGACAGGCTGGCTGAGACCTGCCCGGCCTGGAGCCAGAGCCCCCAACCGCCTCTTGGCCCCCCTCTCCGTTTGATACAACAGCAAACGGGATATAAGGTGAGTCATCGCGCAACAGGATAAGGTTGAGGCCCAGGATCTTGGGAAGCTGAGTGCCTGGACTCCTGGGATCAGAGGGAAGAGGAGGCTGGGGCCTGGGTGGAGTAGTTCTTGTAGAAAAACCACCACCCTCCCTCACCCTCTGGTCTGGCATCCTGGCATCAGCTCTCAGTGCTTCTTAGATACTCCCTTCCCTTCTCCGCTCAATctggcccagccccacccctgggGACCCACTACTGACCATGAGTGTGCCAGGGGCCTGGATTCCCAGGCACTCACCTCTGGCCCCAGCTTGTCCCCAGGGAGGGGTAATGGGGGCCAGGCTGGTGCCTAAGGCTGGGTCTGAGCTGCAGACAGCAAGTGGAGGCAGAGAGGTCCTCTCTCTTCCCCaatctctctcatctctctgtccctctgtccccagccccccacccaggGCCTCCTCTCCTTCTATCGCCATGCCCATGCAGGTGCGTAAATGTAGCTGAGGCCCCAGGAAGAGGGCCTGTCACTTGGAAACACTTTGTTCCACTGTCACTGCCCAGGGCTGGTGCTCCAGCCCTTTCCTGAGGGAGGCAGGTTCTTTATACTGGACTCTGGAAACTCCTAAATATGTACGGATCGCTGGTGTGGGGAAACATGGTCCTCGCTTCTCTAAGGGGTCCCTGGACCTCTTAAAACTTGAGAACCTTTGAGGGAGGAAGCCCTGGGGTTTTGATCCTCTGTGCCCTGGGGGAAGCCATTCTAGCCCCTGgaggcctggactcctgggtctgaggaaAGAGGGCTGGGGGCCCAAATTCCAGGGTCTGAGGAAGGAGGCAGGTGGGACGCAGATTCCAGGGTGCTGAGTGGAAAGGGGGCTGACTTCTCTAGTTGTCTCTGATCCACCGCCTGGGTATCCCCAGCTCTCTTGCCTGGCTGTCCCCAGATCTCTCACTGGAAGGTGTACCTTCCAACACTCCCATATTCCTCCTTCTTGGGGTCCCCACATTTTGCTTCCTGGGGTCAGGGTAAAGccctttctctttgctttcccGGGGTCCCCAGGGGCCTCCCCCGAGTCCCACCTTGCCCTCAGCCCGAGCCATACCTCGGTGCGCAGCCAGCAGGACTGCGAGCAACAGCAGCCGCGGGGCCCCGCGCGTCCGGGCCGGTGCGTCCGGGGGCTCCATGTtcacggcggcggcggcgactgAGCCCCGGCTGCAGCTCGGCCGCAGCGGGGCTGGGAGCTAGAGGCCCCGCCCCCggcagccccgccccgccccgccctccAGGCCCCCCTCGTCCCCACCAAGCCCGGGCGCGGGGCCAGGACCTCCCACTGCCCGGAGGGGACCTCCCAGTGCACGGGGCCAGGCTCGGGGCTCCTCCGCCCCCAAGCCCAGGACTGTCCAGGCTTACTGACCAGCGCCCGCAGCGGGGAGGCCTGATGGACCAGTGTAGCCGGTGACCCGAGCTGGGATCTCACCAGGCAATCGCGGACCCTCTCCCCGTTATTCTGACCAGGGGCCCTGGGGACTCGTCCCCACTGTGACCAGCAGCCTAGGCTGGCATTGTCGATTTTAACCAGCCGACCCCACTGCAACCGGTGGCCTGCGATGGCCTCTCCCAGTGTAACTAATGGCCCCAAGTGTGCCGTCTGAGTGGCCTGCACTGGCCTCTCCCAGTCCAACCAGTGACCCCCGCAGCCTGACCAGTGGCCCCCAGCAGCTGTTCCCAGGATGCCCGGAGACGTTTTCCCCTGTGGTCAGTGCTCTGGGCTGCTTTCCTCGTCTGACCAGTAGCCTGGAATCAACCAGTTTAATCTTTTATCTTCAATGGTCTTCAAATCCAGTTCCTCCTAGACCGCTTCGATaatggggctgggggtggggtacGGGGTGCCCTCTCGCTTGCTTACCCGTGGAAggccctcccactcttccccctgTCCAGGGAATCCCAGGAATgccaccctcccttcctccttcccgctctctccttcattccctcccaaccttgtggggaggggaggagtcaGGCTGGCCAGAGCAGGTGAGGAGGGCAGGGGAAGAAGCCAGGGCACCTGCGGGAAGGCGGAGGAGTCCAGCCACTGCTAGGAAGGGTGGGTCCCAGGTCCGACCGCCCAAGGCCCCTATAGGCCAGGTCAGACTGGGACAAAACCCCCCACTAGATGTCACTAGTTGCTCGGGACAGTGGTCAGAACGTGGGAGGGGGGGGGGTCACTGGCCACACTGGGAGAGGTTCCCCAGGCTTCTCATTAGCCTGGGGGTTGGGGTAGCCCTGGATCTGGGCTTTGCCTGCTCCGATACACAGAGAAGGCTTGGATTACAGGTCAGCCTGGGAGTTATTAGACTGGTCAAGGTTACTTTATGTATTGGTCACACAGGAGAGCAacgtgtttcttttttgttttgtttttttgttttttttttgagagggtctcgctctgtcacccaggctggagtgcagtggcgcaatcatagctcactgaaacctcgaccgccttggctcaagtgatccttccacttcagcctcccaagtagctgggactacaggcttgtgctatgatgtccagctaatttttgtattttttttttttttttttttggtaatagaaACAGGGTAttactatgttgccaaggctggtctccaactcttgggctcaagtgatcctcccgccttctaaagtgctgggattacaggcatgagccactgcgtccatcCTAGGGAGCAACTGTTACATCGGAAAAGATTACCTTTAGGATTACCTGTACcatcccctcctccaggaagtccccTCTGCCTTCCCTGGCTGGGTCAGATTCCCCCTCTGGGCTCCCCAACCTCAGCCCTGCATGCTCTGAGGGTCCCTGGCTGGGGACTGTGAGCCTGTGAGTGCAGGGCAGGACCAGGGATGTCTTGATCACTGTGGTGAGCTAAGGGCCCCTCCCCTGGGTACCCCACCCAGCACAAGACCAGACACAGTGCAGGTGCTCAGGGAAGGTTTGCAAGGCACACAAGCTCACGTGCAGATTCCACCCACACCGGAGCATCCCAGGATACACAATACAAACTCACTCATGGGGAATGCGGCAGCACTCCAAGACAGTCCCGGCTGCTGTCAAGCTCACACACTGTGAGCACCGACACACACTCCTTAGCTCTTCTGTCCCTGGCCTGTGCACCTTCTGCTTGGGCAGGACCCTGGTACATGCCCTCTCAGCAGCCATCCA contains:
- the BCAM gene encoding basal cell adhesion molecule, with translation MEPPDAPARTRGAPRLLLLAVLLAAHRDAQAEVRLSVPPLVEVMRGKSVILNCTPTGAHDHYVLEWFLTDRSGARPRLASAEMQGSELQVTMHDTRGRSPPYQLDSQGSLVLAEAQVGDERDYVCVVRAGAAGTAEATARLNVFAKPEATEVSPNKGTLSVMEDSAQEIATCNSRNGNPVPKITWYRNGQRLEVPVEMNPKGYMTSRTVREASGLLSLTSTLYLRLRKDDRDASFHCAAHYSLPKGRHGRLDSPTFHLTLHYPTEHVQFWLGSPSTPAGWVREGDTVQLLCRGDGSPSPEYTLFRLQDEQEKVLNANFEGNLTLEGVTRGQSGTYGCRVEDYDAADDVQLSKTLELRVAYLDPLELSEGKVLSLPLNSSAVVNCSVHGLPTPALRWTKDSTPLGDGPMLSLSSITFDSNGTYICEASLPTVPVLSRTQNFTLLVQGLPELRAAEIEPKADGSWREGDEVTLICSTRGQPEPKLSWSQLGGSPAEPIPGRQGWVSSSLTLKVTSALSRDGISCEASNPHGNKRHVFHFGTVSPQTSQAGVAVMAVAVSVGLLLLVVAVFYCMRRKGGPGCRRRREKGAPPPGEPELSHSGSERPEQTGLLMGGASGGARGGSGGFRDEC